The proteins below are encoded in one region of Papio anubis isolate 15944 chromosome 19, Panubis1.0, whole genome shotgun sequence:
- the ZADH2 gene encoding prostaglandin reductase 3 isoform X2 yields the protein MAPGSFAEYTVVPANIATPVPSVKPEYLTLLVSGTTAYISLKELGELSEGKKVLVTAAAGGTGQFAVQLSKKAKCHVIGTCSSDEKSAFLKSVGCDRPINYKTEPVGTVLKQEYPEGVDVVYESVGGAMFDLAVDALATKGRLIVIGFISGYQTPTGLSPVKAGTLPAKLLKKSASVQGFFLNHYLSKYQAAMGHLLEMCASGDLVCEVDLGDLSPEGRFTGLESIFRAVNYMYMGKNTGKIVVELPHSVNSKL from the coding sequence ATGGCACCTGGTTCTTTTGCTGAGTACACAGTTGTGCCTGCCAACATTGCAACTCCAGTGCCCTCAGTGAAACCCGAGTATCTTACCCTGCTGGTAAGTGGCACCACCGCATACATCAGCCTGAAAGAGCTCGGAGAACTGTCGGAAGGGAAAAAAGTTTTGGTGACAGCAGCAGCTGGGGGAACGGGCCAGTTTGCCGTGCAGCTTTCAAAGAAGGCAAAGTGCCATGTAATTGGAACCTGCTCTTCTGATGAAAAGTCTGCTTTTCTGAAATCTGTTGGCTGTGATCGTCCTATCAACTATAAAACTGAACCCGTAGGTACCGTCCTTAAGCAGGAGTACCCTGAAGGCGTCGATGTGGTCTATGAATCTGTTGGGGGAGCCATGTTTGACTTGGCTGTAGACGCCCTGGCTACCAAAGGGCGCTTGATAGTAATAGGGTTCATCTCTGGCTACCAAACTCCTACTGGCCTTTCGCCTGTGAAAGCAGGAACATTGCCAGCCAAACTGCTCAAGAAATCTGCCAGCGTGCAGGGCTTCTTCCTGAACCATTACCTTTCTAAGTATCAAGCAGCCATGGGGCACTTGCTTGAGATGTGTGCGAGTGGAGACCTGGTTTGTGAGGTGGACCTTGGAGATCTGTCTCCAGAGGGCAGGTTTACTGGCCTGGAGTCCATATTCCGTGCTGTCAATTATATGTACATGGgaaaaaacactggaaaaattGTAGTTGAATTACCTCACTCTGTCAACAGTAAGCTGTAA